In Mercurialis annua linkage group LG5, ddMerAnnu1.2, whole genome shotgun sequence, a single genomic region encodes these proteins:
- the LOC126681738 gene encoding uncharacterized protein LOC126681738 → MCLCFSCRILFCNRFCRYERFRWFFCQPRPGRDTGQGRGRGRGRGDPEQDPPEGLDPGVEQQVLAGRPAPRRAARQPQPQDEPPVTDETGRVKVTPDAARERLLDSRNDNETASRAILPIFRSSWFTEGSSWKKLTAEHKGFYFEEFKKGFCWDTTYPEDLIRGVFYRHAAYRYKNTLHNMKPDKKEGSVSADTWASWKRDWDTAETEELGREPTLAELHVRLHLNKADRTVFVNKRSKDKNDVDVFVVGVVIAITYS, encoded by the exons ATGTGTTTATGTTTTTCTTGTCGAATATTGTTTTGTAATCGTTTTTGCAGATATGAGAGGTTCAGGTGGTTCTTCTGCCAGCCGAGGCCGGGTAGGGATACAGGTCAGGGACGCGGACGTGGACGCGGCCGTGGCGACCCAGAGCAAGATCCCCCTGAGGGCTTGGATCCTGGGGTTGAGCAGCAGGTGCTAGCGGGTAGACCCGCACCACGGAGAGCGGCGAGACAGCCGCAGCCACAGGACGAGCCGCCAGTGACGGACGAGACTGGGAGGGTTAAAGTTACACCTGATGCTGCAAG AGAAAGGTTACTGGATAGCAGGAACGACAACGAGACAGCATCTAGGGCGATCTTGCCCATTTTCCGATCTAGCTGGTTTACTGAGGGTTCCTCGTGGAAGAAGCTGACAGCAGAGCATAAGGGCTTCTACTTCGAGGAGTTCAAG AAGGGTTTTTGCTGGGACACGACCTACCCTGAGGACCTGATTAGAGGGGTCTTCTACCGACATGCGGCATATCGGTACAAAAATACTCTCCACAACATGAAGCCAGATAAAAAAGAGGGTAGTGTTAGCGCTGATACTTGGGCGTCATGGAAGCGAGACTGGGATACTGCTGAG ACTGAGGAGCTCGGTCGAGAGCCCACTTTGGCTGAGTTGCATGTACGGTTGCACCTGAACAAAGCTGACCGGACTGTCTTCGTTAACAAAAgatcaaaggataaaaat GATGTTGACGTGTTTGTTGTTGGTGTTGTGATTGCTATTACGTATAGTTGA